The following are from one region of the Flavobacteriales bacterium genome:
- the metF gene encoding methylenetetrahydrofolate reductase [NAD(P)H] yields the protein MKVTDHLKKAKKPLISFEILPPLKGKGIQSIYDGIDPLMEFKPSFINVTYHREEFIYKKREKGYLEKFSIKKRPGTVGICAAIMNKYQIDAIPHIICGGFSKEETENALIDLNFLGIDNVLALRGDPIKTESAFVPEPNGHAYAVDLVKQIDGLNKGVYFDEDLQNPTPTDFCIGVAGYPEKHFESPNLKNDLKHLKSKVDAGASYIITQLFYDNEKFKAFVKTCRDMGIDVPIIPGLKPITNKSQLQMLPKFFHIDLPTDLVDAIEKCKNDDAVKQVGIEWAIQQSKDLLDFGVPCIHYYTMGKSVSTREIIKNVY from the coding sequence ATGAAAGTTACCGATCATCTAAAAAAGGCAAAAAAACCGTTGATTTCGTTCGAAATTTTACCTCCATTAAAAGGTAAAGGAATTCAATCTATATATGATGGTATTGACCCCTTGATGGAATTTAAACCTTCGTTTATTAATGTAACTTACCATAGAGAAGAATTTATTTACAAAAAAAGAGAGAAGGGTTATTTAGAAAAGTTCTCTATAAAAAAACGACCAGGAACAGTTGGTATTTGTGCTGCAATCATGAACAAATATCAAATTGATGCCATTCCACACATTATATGTGGTGGTTTTAGTAAAGAAGAAACCGAAAACGCTCTAATCGACTTAAATTTTTTAGGAATTGATAATGTGCTAGCTTTAAGAGGGGACCCTATTAAAACAGAATCGGCATTTGTTCCTGAACCTAATGGACATGCTTATGCGGTTGATTTGGTTAAACAAATTGATGGCTTAAACAAGGGTGTTTATTTTGATGAAGACTTACAAAATCCTACTCCAACTGATTTTTGTATTGGTGTAGCCGGTTATCCAGAAAAACATTTTGAATCGCCTAACTTAAAAAACGATTTAAAACATTTAAAAAGTAAAGTGGATGCTGGAGCATCGTATATCATAACTCAATTGTTTTACGACAACGAAAAGTTTAAAGCGTTTGTAAAAACTTGTCGTGACATGGGTATTGACGTGCCAATTATTCCAGGATTAAAACCAATAACCAATAAGAGTCAACTACAAATGTTGCCAAAGTTTTTTCATATCGATTTACCAACCGATTTGGTGGATGCTATTGAAAAATGTAAAAATGATGATGCTGTGAAACAAGTGGGTATTGAGTGGGCTATTCAACAATCAAAAGATTTACTCGATTTTGGTGTTCCTTGTATTCATTACTACACCATGGGAAAATCGGTTTCGACAAGAGAAATTATCAAAAATGTTTATTAG
- a CDS encoding tetratricopeptide repeat protein, which produces MIDNSWSKYLNFQLKLIEKSISLNPPTPTLNSLKIARAAALNNFGYIYMYQGDIDLALKYYLKSLKIVEELKDKKGIAAAYNNLGNIYDNQGDVPLALAYYHKCMKLENELNDKKGVASSLNNIGYIYHNQGDVELALEYYNKSLKIREGVGDKKGVATCLNNIAGVYSNKNDSVLALEYYKKSLKIREEIGDKKGMATSLNNMGLIYYNMGDISLAMECYYNSLKIRKEISDKLGLTTSFANIGGLYLDVGDIVNAKKMGEKGLQLSLELGYPDQIERTAGLLSKVYAKKGNFKSALEMRNLEIQMRDSILSENNMKASVQQQAKYDYEKRQVLKDAEHEKQLAVEQEAKSKQKVIIYSIALGLMLVILFLVFVFNRLQVTKKQKSIIEEQKTTVEKAHLLLEEKNEEIIASIRYSKRIQDALLTSQKYIERNIKRLKNN; this is translated from the coding sequence ATGATTGATAATTCATGGAGTAAATACCTTAATTTTCAATTAAAACTCATTGAAAAATCAATTTCTCTTAATCCACCAACTCCAACTTTAAACAGTTTAAAAATAGCGCGTGCTGCTGCGTTGAACAATTTTGGATATATCTATATGTATCAGGGCGACATAGATCTTGCATTGAAGTATTATCTAAAGAGCCTGAAAATTGTTGAAGAACTGAAAGATAAGAAAGGGATTGCTGCAGCATATAATAATTTAGGTAATATTTATGATAATCAAGGTGATGTCCCTCTTGCATTAGCATACTACCACAAATGTATGAAGTTAGAAAATGAGCTTAACGATAAAAAAGGAGTTGCCTCTTCATTAAACAATATAGGATATATTTATCACAACCAAGGCGATGTCGAACTTGCCTTGGAGTATTATAACAAAAGTTTGAAAATACGTGAAGGAGTTGGTGATAAAAAAGGAGTTGCTACTTGTTTGAACAATATTGCTGGTGTTTATAGCAATAAAAATGATAGTGTTCTTGCATTAGAGTATTATAAAAAAAGCTTGAAAATACGTGAAGAAATAGGTGATAAAAAAGGCATGGCTACTTCATTAAATAATATGGGATTAATTTATTATAATATGGGCGATATTTCCTTGGCTATGGAGTGTTATTATAATAGTTTGAAAATACGCAAAGAAATTAGCGATAAACTTGGTTTGACTACTTCATTTGCTAACATTGGAGGGCTGTATTTAGATGTAGGAGATATTGTTAATGCAAAAAAAATGGGAGAGAAAGGACTCCAACTATCTCTTGAATTGGGTTATCCAGATCAAATTGAGCGTACCGCAGGGCTTTTATCCAAGGTTTACGCCAAAAAAGGCAATTTTAAATCGGCGCTTGAAATGCGTAATTTAGAAATACAAATGCGCGATAGTATACTTTCTGAAAATAACATGAAAGCCTCTGTACAGCAACAAGCCAAATATGATTATGAAAAACGACAAGTATTAAAAGATGCCGAACATGAAAAACAATTAGCCGTAGAACAAGAAGCAAAATCCAAACAAAAGGTTATTATTTATTCAATTGCTTTAGGTTTGATGTTGGTAATTCTTTTCTTGGTTTTTGTTTTTAATCGGTTACAAGTAACAAAAAAACAAAAATCCATTATTGAGGAACAAAAAACAACAGTTGAAAAGGCGCATCTGTTGCTCGAGGAAAAAAACGAAGAAATAATAGCGAGTATCCGCTACTCAAAGAGAATACAAGATGCTTTATTGACTTCACAAAAATATATTGAACGCAATATTAAACGATTAAAAAATAATTAA
- a CDS encoding tetratricopeptide repeat protein: protein MKRIIYTFILLSTATLNAQINQDSLMAIWNNKSVQDTSRLIALEKVSRDIFMFTDPDSCYYYAQLQLNFAKPKGLKKHVSAAFYTIGVSKYFVSEFDSALFYYNQSLVIDQKINNKQGAANNLNNIALVYKEKGDFALAIKYNLQSLAIKREIGDLKGEASSFNNIGQIYQDKGDVALAIKNYTHSLQIKEELKDKPGMAKTLNNIGSLYYFQQDLDRALEYYTKSIIIYEEVNEQYGVAGVFQNIGNLYDDKKEYDKALEYHHKSLKIKEKIGDKYGVANSYNNIGIVYKNLKNYTNALEYYSKSVEIKIAIGDKQGLASSYNNIGDVYQLTRQFNKSIEYGNKALTIAKEIEGIVEIRDASNALYESYKSLGNTSQALKMFELYVEMNDSIERQENQKELIRQEYKYSYDKKAAADSVSYAKEKQIKTAEIEKQKAQLKAKRNQQYALFGGLFLVLIFSGFIYNRFKITQKQKQIIELQKIEVEKQKEVVEKAHQLLESKNAEIIASIRYAKRIQDALLTPQKYIERNIKRLKSVSKN from the coding sequence ATGAAAAGAATAATTTATACATTTATTTTATTAAGCACAGCTACGTTAAACGCCCAAATTAACCAAGATAGTTTGATGGCGATTTGGAACAACAAGAGCGTACAAGATACCTCTAGATTAATTGCTTTAGAAAAAGTATCTCGTGATATATTTATGTTTACTGACCCTGATAGCTGCTACTATTATGCTCAATTACAATTAAATTTTGCTAAACCAAAAGGATTAAAAAAACATGTTTCTGCAGCATTTTATACTATTGGTGTATCGAAATATTTTGTTTCAGAATTTGATTCGGCATTATTTTACTACAACCAAAGTTTAGTTATAGATCAAAAAATAAATAATAAGCAAGGTGCTGCAAATAATTTGAACAATATTGCTTTAGTTTATAAGGAAAAAGGAGACTTTGCTCTTGCAATAAAGTACAATCTTCAAAGCCTTGCAATAAAGAGAGAAATAGGCGATTTAAAAGGCGAGGCTAGTTCTTTTAATAATATCGGTCAAATCTATCAGGATAAAGGCGATGTAGCTTTAGCTATTAAAAACTACACACATAGTTTACAAATAAAAGAAGAATTAAAAGATAAGCCTGGAATGGCTAAAACGTTAAACAACATTGGTTCATTATATTATTTTCAGCAAGATTTAGACAGAGCTTTAGAATATTATACAAAAAGTATTATCATTTATGAAGAAGTTAACGAACAATATGGTGTAGCAGGAGTTTTTCAAAACATTGGCAATTTGTATGACGATAAAAAAGAATATGATAAAGCTTTAGAGTATCACCACAAAAGTTTGAAAATCAAAGAAAAAATAGGAGACAAATATGGTGTAGCAAATTCTTACAATAATATTGGAATAGTGTATAAAAATCTAAAAAACTATACAAATGCATTAGAGTACTACTCTAAAAGTGTTGAAATAAAAATTGCAATTGGAGATAAGCAAGGGCTAGCATCTTCTTATAATAACATTGGAGATGTTTACCAATTAACTCGTCAATTCAACAAATCAATTGAGTATGGTAACAAAGCTTTAACAATAGCTAAAGAAATAGAAGGAATAGTTGAAATTAGAGATGCTTCAAATGCTCTTTATGAAAGTTACAAATCATTAGGAAATACAAGTCAAGCATTAAAGATGTTTGAATTATATGTTGAGATGAACGACAGTATTGAAAGACAAGAAAATCAAAAAGAACTGATTAGGCAAGAATATAAGTATAGTTATGATAAAAAGGCTGCGGCTGATAGTGTTTCATATGCAAAAGAGAAACAAATAAAAACAGCAGAAATTGAAAAACAAAAAGCCCAATTAAAAGCAAAGAGAAATCAACAATATGCATTATTCGGAGGGTTGTTTCTAGTGTTAATTTTTTCAGGGTTCATTTACAATCGATTTAAGATAACACAAAAACAAAAACAAATCATTGAATTACAAAAAATTGAGGTTGAAAAACAAAAAGAAGTGGTAGAAAAAGCACATCAATTATTAGAGAGCAAAAATGCAGAAATAATTGCTAGTATTCGATATGCAAAACGAATTCAAGATGCCTTATTAACCCCTCAAAAATATATTGAACGCAATATTAAACGGTTAAAATCGGTTAGTAAAAATTGA
- a CDS encoding tetratricopeptide repeat protein produces MKKIISFVVLIIVVNNCFYGSNSVDSLLHLVKTTKVDTVKIVAYEQLALCYRKTNKDSALYYNQKAIDAAKQSDNYQFIAETHREYALTAQANDDYALAADYYKKAFEIHKIHKDKKGMSEAYNDIGVAYYYAGDYDVARENFEKAGEIKIEIGDSIGAGQSFNNTGIMYDILGKPIEATKLYIKALTIYENARDTNMIIGTISNIGLIYIGQKNYNEALKVYQRQKKLAKAVNNKTLYGVALTSEGTAYDYMERFIEARKSFFEALKIFEEINDKPLIAQCYNNLSVNHELTNEDDKALEYALKSIAIKKEIGSLGKIAVSQIAAAKIYNKKGQHQKAINLFNEALQNAENTGYMDYIIKAHEGLSIAFGSVKNFEKAYFHQSRFMALNDSVTNKENTEMINELEKKFQSERKEQEIALLNKTNALKDVKLEKASEESKRKSIQLYGSLIVGLILLVFAIVIFRNNQQRKKTNQLLTQKNEEITKQKEIVEEQHQEITDSISYAKRIQTALLTSDNYWEQISKEHFVLLKPKDVVSGDFFWAFQTDNNLAIWVAADCTGHGVPGAFMSMLGISFFNEIVVENGITNPSEILDKLRSKIIKALEQKGVDAQQKDGMDLALCAWDKNSNVLTFSGANNPLWIVRLIDNNLEQESENVNIFSLPEYKHCLIEYKPDKQPVGLFQGEMRPFSSQQVKLQKGDTVYTFSDGYADQFGGEKGKKFKLKSFKQLLLSVQENPLSKQKQLIDMQFEDWKGNLEQIDDVCVIGVRT; encoded by the coding sequence ATGAAGAAAATTATCTCGTTCGTTGTATTGATTATTGTGGTGAACAACTGCTTTTATGGTAGTAATTCTGTTGATAGCCTACTACATCTAGTTAAAACAACAAAAGTAGATACAGTAAAAATTGTTGCTTATGAGCAATTGGCACTATGTTATCGAAAAACAAATAAAGACTCAGCCTTATACTATAACCAAAAAGCTATTGATGCTGCTAAGCAATCAGATAATTATCAATTTATAGCTGAAACACACAGAGAATATGCACTTACCGCACAAGCTAATGATGATTATGCTTTAGCTGCCGATTATTATAAAAAAGCCTTTGAAATACATAAAATACATAAGGATAAAAAAGGAATGAGTGAAGCTTACAACGACATAGGTGTAGCTTATTATTATGCTGGAGATTATGATGTTGCTCGTGAAAATTTTGAGAAAGCAGGAGAAATTAAGATAGAGATTGGAGATAGTATAGGAGCTGGGCAATCGTTTAACAATACAGGAATTATGTATGATATTTTAGGGAAGCCAATTGAGGCTACCAAATTGTATATTAAGGCGTTAACCATTTATGAAAATGCTAGAGATACCAACATGATTATTGGAACCATTTCAAACATTGGGTTAATTTATATAGGGCAGAAAAATTACAATGAAGCACTTAAGGTTTATCAACGTCAAAAAAAATTAGCTAAAGCTGTAAACAATAAAACTCTTTATGGTGTGGCGTTAACAAGTGAAGGAACAGCTTACGATTATATGGAGAGATTCATTGAAGCTCGTAAAAGTTTTTTTGAAGCCTTGAAAATTTTTGAAGAAATAAATGATAAACCTTTGATTGCACAATGTTATAACAATTTAAGTGTCAATCATGAGTTAACAAATGAAGATGACAAAGCATTGGAGTATGCACTAAAATCCATTGCTATTAAAAAGGAAATTGGCAGCTTAGGTAAAATAGCAGTGTCTCAAATTGCTGCAGCCAAAATCTATAATAAAAAAGGTCAACATCAAAAAGCAATAAACCTGTTTAATGAAGCATTGCAAAATGCTGAAAACACAGGTTATATGGATTATATTATAAAAGCTCACGAAGGCTTGTCTATTGCTTTTGGAAGTGTTAAAAATTTTGAAAAAGCTTATTTTCATCAATCGCGTTTTATGGCATTAAACGACAGTGTTACCAATAAAGAAAACACTGAAATGATAAATGAGTTGGAAAAGAAATTCCAAAGCGAACGGAAAGAGCAAGAAATAGCACTGTTGAATAAAACTAACGCCTTAAAAGATGTAAAACTAGAAAAAGCTAGCGAAGAAAGTAAACGTAAATCAATTCAGCTTTATGGCTCGTTAATAGTTGGGTTGATATTATTGGTTTTTGCTATAGTAATATTTAGAAACAATCAACAACGAAAAAAAACAAACCAATTGCTTACTCAAAAAAATGAAGAGATAACCAAGCAGAAAGAGATTGTTGAAGAACAACACCAAGAAATAACCGATAGTATAAGTTATGCCAAACGAATTCAAACAGCTCTTTTAACGAGTGATAACTATTGGGAACAAATTTCTAAAGAACATTTTGTGTTATTGAAGCCTAAAGACGTGGTTAGTGGAGATTTTTTCTGGGCTTTTCAAACCGATAATAATTTAGCTATTTGGGTAGCAGCAGATTGTACAGGACATGGTGTTCCTGGGGCATTTATGAGTATGTTAGGAATTAGTTTTTTTAACGAAATAGTGGTGGAGAATGGAATAACCAACCCATCAGAAATTCTTGATAAATTAAGAAGTAAAATAATTAAAGCATTAGAGCAGAAAGGAGTTGATGCACAGCAAAAAGACGGGATGGATTTAGCTCTTTGTGCTTGGGACAAAAATAGCAATGTATTAACTTTTTCAGGAGCAAACAATCCTTTATGGATTGTTAGATTAATAGATAATAACTTAGAACAAGAGTCTGAAAATGTTAACATCTTTAGTTTACCCGAATACAAACATTGTTTAATTGAATACAAGCCTGACAAGCAACCAGTAGGGTTGTTTCAAGGAGAAATGAGACCGTTTTCATCTCAACAGGTAAAACTGCAAAAAGGAGACACGGTATATACCTTTTCTGATGGCTATGCTGATCAATTTGGTGGTGAAAAAGGAAAAAAGTTTAAACTAAAATCGTTTAAACAGTTGTTATTATCCGTTCAAGAAAATCCATTATCTAAGCAAAAACAACTCATTGATATGCAATTTGAAGATTGGAAAGGGAATTTAGAACAAATTGATGATGTATGTGTAATTGGGGTAAGAACATGA